The following are encoded together in the Streptomyces flavofungini genome:
- the glgP gene encoding alpha-glucan family phosphorylase translates to MKAIRRFTVRPVLPAPLGPLAELARNLRWSWHPATRDLFRDVDPALWEAAGGDPVRLLGSVPSARLTALATDDSFLRRLGEAADDLRDYITGERWYQQRQRETGGELPGAIAYFSPEFGVTAALPQYSGGLGILAGDHLKAASDLGVPLIGVGLLYRHGYFRQSLTRDGWQQEHYPVLDPNELPLTLLRDPDGTPAVIRLALPGGRDLRAHVWQARVGRVPLLLLDSDVEENDPAAREVTDRLYGGGSEHRLLQEMLLGIGGVRAVRAYCGITGHTGPEVFHTNEGHAGFLGLERVHEHVADGLGFDAALEAVRGGTVFTTHTPVPAGIDRFDRELVAHHFGPDAELPRIDVEFILRLGMETYPGGEPNLFNMAVMGLRLGRHANGVSTLHGKVSREMFQGLWPGFDAEEVPITSVTNGVHAPTWAAPEVIRLGARQIGRDRTDQALSVGGSERWDAVADIQDGDIWLLRRELRAQLVDEVRRRLHLSWRQRGAATAELGWIDEVLDPDVLTIGFARRVPSYKRLTLMLRDRDRLMELLCHPERPVQIVVAGKAHPADDGGKRLIQDLVRFTDDPRVRHRIVFLPDYGMAMAQKLYAGCDVWLNNPLRPLEACGTSGMKAALNGCLNLSVLDGWWDEWFEPDFGWAIPTADGTATDDHRRDDLEAAALYDLLERRIAPRFYEHGPGGLPDRWIEMVRRTLTRLGPKVLAGRMVREYVERLYAPAARAHRVLTPDAAASLAAWKSRVRAAWPGVAFDHVEVSAVGATAELGATLSLRARVHLGDLTPDDVEVQAIAGRVDPEDHITDATPVPLKPASGPDPEGRLLYEGPLSLDRTGPFGYTVRVLPTHRLLADGAEMGLVAVPMEGTGEGAGVLMR, encoded by the coding sequence GTGAAAGCCATCCGTCGATTCACCGTACGTCCCGTCCTGCCCGCCCCGCTCGGCCCGCTCGCCGAGCTCGCCCGCAATCTGCGCTGGTCCTGGCACCCAGCGACCCGCGACCTGTTCCGCGACGTCGACCCGGCCCTGTGGGAGGCCGCGGGCGGCGACCCCGTGCGGCTGCTCGGCTCGGTGCCGTCCGCGCGCCTCACCGCGCTCGCCACCGACGACAGCTTCCTGCGGCGCCTCGGCGAGGCCGCCGACGACCTGCGCGACTACATCACCGGGGAGCGCTGGTACCAGCAGCGACAGCGCGAGACCGGCGGCGAACTGCCCGGCGCCATCGCCTACTTCTCACCCGAGTTCGGCGTCACCGCCGCCCTGCCGCAGTACTCCGGCGGCCTCGGCATCCTCGCCGGCGACCACCTGAAGGCCGCGAGCGACCTCGGCGTCCCGCTGATCGGCGTCGGACTGCTCTACCGCCACGGCTACTTCCGGCAGTCCCTCACCCGTGACGGCTGGCAGCAGGAGCACTACCCCGTGCTCGACCCCAACGAGCTGCCCCTCACCCTGCTCCGCGACCCCGACGGCACCCCCGCGGTGATACGGCTCGCCCTGCCCGGCGGCCGCGACCTGCGGGCGCACGTCTGGCAGGCCCGGGTCGGCCGCGTACCGCTGCTCCTGCTCGACTCCGACGTCGAGGAGAACGACCCCGCCGCCCGCGAGGTGACCGACCGGCTCTACGGCGGCGGCAGCGAGCACCGCCTCCTCCAGGAGATGCTGCTCGGCATCGGCGGCGTCCGGGCCGTCCGCGCCTACTGCGGGATCACCGGGCACACCGGACCCGAGGTCTTCCACACCAACGAGGGCCACGCCGGATTCCTCGGCCTGGAGCGCGTCCACGAACACGTCGCCGACGGACTCGGCTTCGACGCGGCCCTGGAGGCCGTGCGCGGCGGCACCGTCTTCACCACCCACACCCCCGTGCCCGCGGGCATCGACCGCTTCGACCGCGAACTGGTCGCCCACCACTTCGGCCCCGACGCCGAACTGCCCCGCATCGACGTCGAGTTCATTCTGCGCCTCGGCATGGAGACCTACCCCGGCGGCGAGCCCAACCTCTTCAACATGGCCGTCATGGGCCTGCGCCTCGGCCGCCACGCCAACGGCGTCTCCACCCTGCACGGCAAGGTCAGCCGGGAGATGTTCCAGGGCCTGTGGCCCGGCTTCGACGCCGAGGAGGTGCCCATCACCTCCGTCACCAACGGCGTGCACGCCCCGACCTGGGCGGCCCCCGAGGTGATCCGGCTCGGCGCCCGCCAGATCGGCAGGGACCGCACCGACCAGGCCCTGTCCGTCGGCGGCTCCGAACGCTGGGACGCCGTCGCCGACATCCAGGACGGCGACATCTGGCTGCTGCGCCGCGAACTGCGCGCCCAGCTCGTCGACGAGGTCCGGCGGCGCCTGCACCTCTCCTGGCGCCAGCGCGGCGCCGCCACCGCCGAGCTCGGCTGGATCGACGAGGTCCTCGACCCCGACGTCCTCACCATCGGCTTCGCCCGCCGCGTCCCCTCGTACAAACGCCTGACCCTGATGCTGCGCGACCGCGACCGCCTGATGGAGCTCCTGTGCCACCCCGAACGGCCCGTGCAGATCGTCGTCGCGGGCAAGGCGCACCCCGCCGACGACGGCGGCAAGCGGCTCATCCAGGACCTGGTGCGCTTCACCGACGACCCGCGCGTGCGCCACCGCATCGTGTTCCTGCCCGACTACGGCATGGCGATGGCGCAGAAGCTGTACGCGGGCTGCGACGTCTGGCTCAACAACCCGCTGCGCCCCCTGGAGGCCTGCGGCACCTCCGGCATGAAGGCCGCACTCAACGGCTGCCTCAACCTGTCCGTCCTCGACGGCTGGTGGGACGAGTGGTTCGAGCCCGACTTCGGCTGGGCCATCCCCACCGCCGACGGCACCGCCACCGACGACCACCGCCGCGACGACCTGGAGGCCGCCGCGCTCTACGACCTCCTGGAGCGCCGCATCGCCCCCCGCTTCTACGAGCACGGCCCCGGCGGCCTGCCCGACCGCTGGATCGAGATGGTCCGCAGGACCCTCACCCGGCTCGGCCCGAAGGTGCTCGCGGGCCGCATGGTGCGCGAGTACGTGGAGCGTCTGTACGCCCCCGCCGCCCGCGCCCACCGCGTGCTCACGCCGGACGCCGCCGCTTCGCTCGCCGCCTGGAAGTCCCGCGTCCGCGCCGCCTGGCCCGGCGTGGCCTTCGATCACGTGGAGGTCTCCGCCGTCGGCGCCACCGCCGAACTGGGCGCCACGCTCTCCCTGCGCGCCCGCGTCCACCTCGGCGACCTCACCCCCGACGACGTCGAGGTCCAGGCCATCGCGGGCCGCGTCGACCCCGAGGACCACATCACCGACGCGACCCCGGTCCCCCTGAAGCCCGCGAGCGGCCCCGACCCCGAGGGCCGCCTCCTCTACGAGGGCCCTCTGTCCTTGGACCGCACGGGCCCGTTCGGCTACACGGTCCGAGTCCTGCCGACTCATCGGCTGCTGGCGGACGGCGCGGAAATGGGCTTGGTGGCGGTGCCGATGGAGGGGACGGGGGAGGGAGCGGGCGTCCTGATGCGGTGA
- a CDS encoding M4 family metallopeptidase, whose amino-acid sequence MTPHISRKRSTLVIATAVAAGALLTAGLTTGASAQPDVGATEADAPAASPMQLSASVRTGLIKDAETKTAATAEKIGLGAKEKLVVRDVVKDRDGTTHTRYERTYAGLPVLGGDLVVHTARSGAVTGVSKATKATVKVKSTSAKLAPKAVAKAAESTAAKTGETKKADAEAPRKVVWAAEGKPALAFETVVTGTQKDGTPSELHVITDAATGKKLFQYQAVENGKGHSQYSGDVEVGSTKSGSGFTLTDGGRGGHKTLDLNHGSSGGKLYTDADDTWGTGKPADTQTAAVDAAYGAGLTWDYYKDVHGRSGIKGDGKGATSRVHYGNNYVNAFWQDSCFCMTYGDGEGNAKPLTSIDVAAHEMTHGVTSATGNMQYSGESGGLNEATSDIFAAAVEFKANNAQDQGDYLVGEKIDINGDGTPLRYMDKPSKDGNSLDYWDSNAGNVDVHYSSGIANHFFYLLSEGSGAKEINGVKYDSPTKDGSKVEGIGREKAEKIWFKALTTYFTTTTDYAQAREDTVKAAGDLYGAGSAEVKAVEAAWTGVNVK is encoded by the coding sequence GTGACCCCCCACATATCGAGGAAGCGTTCCACCCTGGTCATCGCCACAGCAGTCGCAGCCGGAGCGCTGCTCACCGCCGGACTGACCACCGGCGCCTCCGCACAGCCGGACGTCGGCGCCACCGAGGCCGACGCCCCCGCCGCCTCCCCCATGCAGCTCTCCGCCTCCGTCCGCACGGGCCTCATCAAGGACGCGGAGACGAAGACCGCGGCCACCGCCGAGAAGATCGGCCTCGGCGCCAAGGAGAAGCTGGTCGTCCGCGACGTCGTCAAGGACCGCGACGGCACGACGCACACCCGCTACGAGCGCACCTACGCCGGGCTCCCCGTCCTCGGCGGCGACCTGGTCGTGCACACGGCCAGGAGCGGCGCGGTCACGGGCGTCAGCAAGGCCACCAAGGCCACTGTGAAGGTCAAGTCGACCAGCGCGAAGCTCGCGCCGAAGGCGGTCGCGAAGGCCGCGGAGTCGACGGCGGCGAAGACCGGCGAGACGAAGAAGGCGGACGCGGAAGCGCCGCGCAAGGTCGTCTGGGCGGCCGAGGGCAAGCCGGCCCTGGCCTTCGAGACGGTCGTCACGGGCACGCAGAAGGACGGCACTCCGAGCGAGCTGCACGTCATCACGGACGCGGCCACCGGCAAGAAGCTGTTCCAGTACCAGGCCGTCGAGAACGGCAAGGGCCACAGCCAGTACAGCGGTGACGTCGAGGTCGGCTCCACCAAGTCGGGCAGCGGCTTCACGCTGACCGACGGCGGGCGCGGCGGCCACAAGACGCTCGACCTGAACCACGGCTCCAGCGGCGGCAAGCTGTACACCGACGCGGACGACACCTGGGGCACCGGCAAGCCGGCCGACACCCAGACCGCGGCCGTCGACGCCGCCTACGGCGCCGGTCTCACCTGGGACTACTACAAGGACGTGCACGGCCGCAGCGGCATCAAGGGCGACGGCAAGGGCGCCACGTCCCGCGTGCACTACGGCAACAACTACGTCAACGCCTTCTGGCAGGACTCCTGCTTCTGCATGACGTACGGCGACGGCGAGGGCAACGCCAAGCCGCTCACGTCCATCGACGTGGCCGCGCACGAGATGACCCACGGCGTCACCTCGGCGACCGGCAACATGCAGTACAGCGGCGAGTCCGGCGGCCTGAACGAGGCGACCAGCGACATCTTCGCCGCCGCCGTCGAGTTCAAGGCGAACAACGCCCAGGACCAGGGCGACTACCTGGTCGGCGAGAAGATCGACATCAACGGCGACGGCACTCCGCTGCGCTACATGGACAAGCCCTCCAAGGACGGCAACTCCCTGGACTACTGGGACTCCAACGCCGGCAACGTCGACGTGCACTACTCGTCCGGCATCGCCAACCACTTCTTCTACCTGCTGAGCGAGGGCAGCGGCGCGAAGGAGATCAACGGGGTCAAGTACGACAGCCCGACCAAGGACGGCTCCAAGGTCGAGGGCATCGGGCGTGAGAAGGCCGAGAAGATCTGGTTCAAGGCGCTCACCACGTACTTCACCACGACGACGGATTACGCGCAGGCGCGCGAGGACACGGTCAAGGCCGCGGGTGACCTGTACGGGGCCGGGTCCGCCGAGGTGAAGGCCGTGGAGGCGGCCTGGACCGGCGTGAACGTCAAGTGA